Proteins encoded within one genomic window of Kibdelosporangium phytohabitans:
- a CDS encoding ABC transporter ATP-binding protein has protein sequence MYDGERGEFVAEPGPAVAPLLEVDDLRVEFRTGDGAAKVLNGVSYHVNAGETLAVLGESGSGKSVTAQTVMGILDTPPAVVLGGEVRFHGEDLLTARPARRMEVRGNGIAMIFQDALSALNPVFTVGFQIAEQLRVRRGLSKADARKGAVDLLDLVKIPHAKQRVRSYPHEFSGGMRQRAMIAMSLALDPELLIADEPTTALDVTVQAQIMDLLRDIQRERDMGLILITHDLGVVAEVADRIAVMYAGRIVEQADVYSLFRTPAHPYTEALLQSLPRLDLKGQELKAIKGLPPSLARIPPGCPFHPRCPRVADRCSQQVPDLHHLPGGRHSACHFAEDLLVSGSSGSNRPDHSRAPRWEED, from the coding sequence GTGTACGACGGGGAGCGGGGCGAGTTCGTGGCCGAACCGGGGCCCGCGGTCGCGCCGCTGCTCGAAGTCGACGACCTGCGGGTGGAGTTCCGCACCGGCGACGGTGCCGCCAAGGTGCTCAACGGCGTCTCCTACCACGTCAACGCCGGTGAAACCCTCGCCGTGCTCGGTGAATCCGGCTCGGGCAAGAGCGTCACCGCGCAGACCGTGATGGGCATCCTCGACACACCGCCCGCGGTGGTGCTCGGCGGCGAGGTCCGGTTCCACGGCGAGGACCTGCTGACGGCCCGGCCGGCGCGGCGGATGGAAGTGCGCGGCAACGGGATCGCGATGATCTTCCAGGACGCCCTGTCCGCGCTGAACCCGGTGTTCACAGTCGGTTTCCAGATCGCCGAGCAGCTGCGGGTCCGGCGCGGGCTGAGCAAGGCCGACGCCCGCAAGGGCGCGGTCGACCTGCTGGACCTGGTCAAGATCCCGCACGCCAAGCAGCGCGTCCGCAGCTACCCGCACGAGTTCTCCGGCGGGATGCGGCAACGGGCGATGATCGCCATGTCGCTGGCGCTCGACCCGGAGCTGCTGATCGCCGACGAGCCGACGACCGCGCTGGACGTGACCGTGCAGGCGCAGATCATGGACCTGCTGCGGGACATCCAGCGGGAACGCGACATGGGCCTGATCCTGATCACGCACGACCTCGGCGTGGTCGCCGAAGTCGCCGACCGGATCGCGGTGATGTACGCCGGGCGGATCGTCGAACAGGCGGACGTGTACTCGTTGTTCCGGACACCGGCACACCCGTACACCGAGGCGTTGCTCCAGTCGCTGCCCCGGCTGGACCTCAAGGGCCAGGAGCTCAAGGCGATCAAGGGCCTGCCGCCCAGCCTCGCCCGCATCCCGCCGGGCTGCCCGTTCCACCCGCGCTGCCCGCGCGTGGCCGACCGCTGCTCCCAGCAGGTCCCCGACCTCCACCACCTGCCGGGTGGCCGCCACTCCGCCTGCCACTTCGCCGAAGACCTGCTCGTGAGTGGTTCGTCCGGTTCTAACCGGCCGGACCACTCACGAGCTCCACGCTGGGAGGAGGACTGA
- a CDS encoding ABC transporter ATP-binding protein, producing MSGLILEVRDLVKHFPVRVGVLFKRTVGHVKAVDGVSFELRKGETLGIVGESGCGKSTLAQVLMRLEPPTSGTASFEGTDMFALRGAELRRMRRDIQIVLQDPYTSLNPRMTVGDIIGEPFEIHPEVAPKGSREGKVRDLLDVVGLNPEHINRYPHQFSGGQRQRIGIARALALRPKVIICDEPVSALDVSIQAQVMNLLGELQRDLGLSYVFIAHDLSVVRHLSDRVAVMYLGKVVEIGTEEEIYGQPSHPYTQALLSAVPVPDPQLRGRREVIRLAGDVPSPVDPPSGCRFRTRCWKAQDVCAEQEPELITRVAGHPSACHFAEAHVVVGAERENS from the coding sequence ATGAGCGGGTTGATTCTGGAGGTTCGCGACCTGGTCAAGCACTTCCCGGTCCGGGTCGGGGTGCTGTTCAAGCGCACGGTCGGGCACGTCAAGGCGGTCGACGGGGTGTCGTTCGAGCTGCGCAAGGGCGAGACGCTCGGCATCGTGGGGGAGTCCGGCTGCGGCAAGTCCACACTGGCCCAGGTGCTGATGCGGCTCGAACCGCCGACGAGCGGGACGGCCTCGTTCGAGGGCACCGACATGTTCGCGCTGCGCGGCGCCGAGCTGCGGCGGATGCGCCGCGACATCCAGATCGTGCTCCAGGACCCGTACACCTCGCTCAACCCGAGGATGACGGTCGGCGACATCATCGGCGAGCCGTTCGAAATTCACCCCGAGGTCGCGCCGAAGGGCTCGCGCGAGGGCAAAGTCCGCGACCTGCTGGACGTGGTCGGCCTGAACCCGGAGCACATCAACCGCTACCCGCACCAGTTCTCCGGCGGTCAGCGGCAGCGGATCGGCATCGCCCGCGCGCTCGCGCTGCGGCCGAAGGTGATCATCTGCGACGAGCCGGTGTCCGCATTGGACGTGTCGATCCAGGCCCAGGTGATGAACCTGCTCGGCGAGCTGCAGCGCGACCTCGGACTGTCCTATGTGTTCATCGCACACGATCTGTCGGTCGTGCGGCACCTTTCCGACCGCGTCGCCGTGATGTACCTGGGCAAAGTTGTCGAAATCGGTACCGAGGAGGAAATTTACGGCCAGCCGTCGCATCCGTACACCCAGGCGCTGCTTTCGGCCGTTCCGGTGCCGGATCCGCAGCTGCGCGGGCGAAGGGAAGTGATCCGGTTGGCCGGTGACGTGCCGAGTCCCGTTGATCCTCCCTCCGGATGTCGGTTCCGTACACGGTGCTGGAAGGCGCAGGATGTCTGCGCAGAGCAGGAGCCGGAACTCATCACCCGGGTGGCGGGGCACCCGAGCGCCTGTCATTTCGCTGAGGCGCATGTCGTAGTAGGGGCAGAAAGGGAGAATTCGTGA
- a CDS encoding S8 family serine peptidase → MRRRTVLAVAALPLFAALTAVTAPTASALPRLQGKSVDYNVLAAPGAGVEAIEAAARAAGGQVVSSNAAVGLITVTAPEQGFTERVSKARGVTAAARTRVVGHSPKAAPAPKPDVVEKEAAGLAPSPSPALQKAAKAKETKDQAKPRSLGATQSVGMDPLDGNLWGLTSIRADLARDKSIGDRRVKVGVLDTGVDGKHPDIAPNFDRALSRNFAKDIPFDELGQVVDGPCEFRGCVDPADWDDHGHGTHVAGTIAAAADGFGLSGVAPGVSIVNIRGAQDSGSFFLQPVVNAITYSGDAGLDVVNMSFFVDPWLYNCDNNAADSPEQQAQQRTIKTAISRALDYAYRKGVTQVVSLGNQHTDLANPLPDASSPNYPANTNHNRTIDNATCLSLPIEGPHTVGVASYGPSGAKADYSNWGTEQISVSAPGGYIRDYFGTPWFSARENAILSTYPRNVALANGHIDAAGNITEAGAGLKIQKQVKADGTPAYYQWLQGTSMASPHAAGVAALIVSQYGNYDARGGVTLNPDRVERVLQGTATKTPCPTPRTVDYLKEGRDASYTATCLGGPEFNGFYGAGQVDAFQALVSGADHL, encoded by the coding sequence GTGAGACGCAGAACTGTGTTGGCGGTGGCGGCGTTGCCGCTGTTCGCCGCACTGACCGCCGTGACGGCGCCGACGGCGTCGGCGTTACCGCGGTTACAAGGAAAGAGCGTCGACTACAACGTTCTCGCCGCACCGGGCGCGGGCGTCGAGGCGATCGAGGCGGCCGCCCGGGCGGCTGGGGGCCAGGTCGTGTCGAGCAACGCCGCGGTCGGACTGATCACGGTCACCGCACCGGAACAGGGATTCACCGAGCGCGTGAGCAAGGCAAGGGGCGTGACGGCGGCGGCTCGCACCCGCGTCGTCGGCCACTCGCCGAAGGCCGCGCCCGCCCCGAAACCGGACGTCGTCGAGAAGGAAGCCGCGGGCCTCGCGCCCTCGCCGAGCCCGGCGTTGCAGAAAGCTGCAAAGGCGAAGGAAACCAAGGACCAGGCGAAGCCGCGGTCGCTGGGCGCCACCCAGTCGGTCGGCATGGACCCGCTCGACGGCAACCTGTGGGGCCTGACCTCGATCCGCGCGGACCTGGCGCGGGACAAGTCGATCGGTGACCGGCGGGTGAAGGTCGGCGTCCTGGACACGGGTGTGGACGGCAAGCACCCGGACATCGCGCCGAACTTCGACCGCGCGTTGTCGCGCAACTTCGCCAAGGACATCCCGTTCGACGAACTGGGCCAGGTCGTGGACGGCCCGTGCGAGTTCCGCGGCTGCGTCGACCCGGCCGACTGGGACGACCACGGCCACGGCACGCACGTCGCGGGCACCATCGCGGCCGCCGCGGACGGCTTCGGCCTGTCCGGTGTCGCGCCGGGCGTCTCGATCGTCAACATCCGCGGCGCGCAGGACTCCGGCTCGTTCTTCCTGCAGCCGGTCGTCAACGCGATCACATACTCCGGTGACGCCGGGCTCGACGTGGTCAACATGTCGTTCTTCGTCGACCCGTGGCTGTACAACTGCGACAACAACGCGGCTGACTCGCCCGAGCAGCAGGCGCAGCAGCGGACCATCAAGACCGCGATCTCCCGTGCGCTGGACTACGCGTACCGCAAGGGCGTGACCCAGGTCGTGTCGCTGGGCAACCAGCACACCGACCTCGCCAACCCGTTGCCGGACGCCAGCAGCCCGAACTACCCGGCGAACACGAACCACAACCGCACCATCGACAACGCCACCTGCCTGTCGCTGCCGATCGAGGGCCCGCACACCGTCGGTGTCGCCTCGTACGGTCCGTCCGGTGCGAAGGCCGACTACTCCAACTGGGGCACCGAGCAGATCTCGGTGTCGGCGCCCGGTGGCTACATCCGCGACTACTTCGGGACGCCTTGGTTCAGCGCTCGTGAGAACGCCATCCTGTCGACGTACCCGCGCAACGTGGCGCTCGCCAACGGCCACATCGACGCGGCTGGCAACATCACCGAGGCCGGCGCGGGCCTGAAGATCCAGAAGCAGGTGAAGGCGGACGGCACACCCGCGTACTACCAGTGGCTGCAGGGCACCTCGATGGCCTCGCCGCACGCCGCCGGTGTCGCCGCGCTCATCGTGAGCCAGTACGGCAACTACGATGCCCGCGGTGGCGTCACGTTGAACCCCGACCGGGTCGAGCGTGTGCTGCAGGGCACCGCGACGAAGACGCCGTGCCCGACCCCGCGGACCGTCGACTACCTCAAGGAAGGCAGGGATGCTTCGTACACCGCGACCTGCCTGGGTGGTCCGGAGTTCAACGGTTTCTACGGTGCCGGTCAGGTCGATGCCTTCCAGGCACTGGTGAGTGGAGCAGATCACCTATGA
- a CDS encoding S8 family peptidase, which produces MRKTIIAISALPLLVTLVAAPTVSAQPELSGTPVEFNVLAKDGVSAAAVEQAVKAAGGTVVERNDAVGLLTAKAPVNGFRERLAGNGAVLSAAKVQSIGQAPDRATKKRKADAIEKDRGNGNKAQNKAKAPVGLDPLDEQLWGLKSIRADLARDKTIGDRRVKVGILDTGVDGKHPDIAPNFDRGLSRNFTKDIPYDELGQEVDGPCEFRGCVDPADVDNGGHGTHVAGTVAAAANGFGLSGVAPGVSIVNIRGGQDSGFFFLQPVVNALTYAGDVGLDVVNMSFYVDPWLYNCDNNPADTPEQRAQQRMIKAAVSRALRYAHNKGVTLISAYGNNATDAGKPKPDTTSPDFPAGSEHPRTIDNATCQSMPSEDPNVINVSSYGPSGAKSDFSSYGLEQISVSAPGGFRRDYFGTPWYNSLDNMILSTYPQNALVTEGFVDAAGTITPEGVAAGVVKLDRPGAFYRPLQGTSMAAPHATGVAALIIGQFGKFRGGDAGLDPNKVKRVLENTATKTPCPTPRTVDYTHLNRPADWTATCEGDLNFNGFYGHGQIDAYQALVAGAKFAK; this is translated from the coding sequence ATGAGAAAAACCATCATCGCCATCTCGGCGTTGCCTTTGCTGGTGACGCTCGTGGCTGCGCCGACCGTGTCGGCGCAGCCGGAGCTGTCCGGCACGCCCGTCGAGTTCAACGTGCTGGCGAAGGACGGTGTCTCGGCCGCGGCTGTCGAGCAGGCCGTGAAAGCCGCGGGTGGCACGGTAGTCGAGCGCAACGACGCTGTCGGTCTGCTGACCGCCAAGGCGCCGGTGAACGGTTTCCGTGAGCGCCTCGCCGGAAACGGCGCGGTGCTGTCGGCGGCCAAGGTGCAGTCGATCGGCCAGGCGCCGGACCGCGCCACCAAGAAGCGCAAGGCCGACGCGATCGAGAAGGACCGCGGCAACGGCAACAAGGCGCAGAACAAGGCCAAGGCCCCGGTCGGGCTCGACCCGCTGGACGAGCAGCTGTGGGGCCTGAAGTCCATTCGCGCGGACCTCGCGCGGGACAAGACGATCGGTGACCGGCGCGTCAAGGTCGGCATCCTCGACACGGGCGTGGACGGCAAGCACCCGGACATCGCGCCGAACTTCGACCGCGGGCTGTCACGCAACTTCACCAAGGACATCCCGTACGACGAGCTCGGCCAGGAAGTCGACGGGCCGTGCGAGTTCCGCGGCTGCGTCGACCCGGCCGATGTGGACAACGGCGGCCACGGCACGCACGTGGCGGGCACAGTCGCCGCGGCGGCCAACGGCTTCGGCCTGTCCGGCGTGGCCCCCGGTGTGTCCATTGTGAACATCCGTGGTGGACAGGACTCCGGCTTCTTCTTCCTGCAGCCGGTGGTCAACGCGTTGACCTACGCGGGCGACGTCGGTCTCGACGTGGTCAACATGTCGTTCTACGTGGACCCGTGGCTGTACAACTGCGACAACAACCCGGCTGACACGCCGGAGCAACGGGCCCAGCAGCGGATGATCAAGGCGGCTGTCAGCCGTGCCCTGCGTTACGCCCACAACAAGGGCGTCACGCTGATCTCGGCGTACGGCAACAACGCCACCGACGCGGGCAAGCCGAAGCCGGACACGACCAGCCCGGACTTCCCGGCGGGTTCCGAGCACCCCCGCACGATCGACAACGCGACCTGCCAGTCGATGCCGTCGGAGGACCCGAACGTCATCAACGTGTCGTCCTACGGCCCGTCCGGTGCCAAGTCGGACTTCTCCAGCTACGGCCTCGAGCAGATCTCGGTGTCCGCGCCGGGTGGCTTCCGCCGTGACTACTTCGGTACGCCTTGGTACAACAGCCTCGACAACATGATCCTCTCGACGTACCCGCAGAACGCGCTGGTCACCGAGGGCTTCGTGGACGCGGCGGGCACCATCACCCCGGAGGGCGTGGCCGCGGGCGTGGTCAAGCTCGACCGGCCGGGCGCGTTCTACCGCCCGCTGCAGGGCACGTCGATGGCGGCCCCGCACGCGACCGGTGTCGCGGCGCTGATCATCGGCCAGTTCGGCAAGTTCCGCGGCGGCGACGCCGGCCTCGACCCGAACAAGGTCAAGCGTGTCCTGGAGAACACGGCGACGAAGACGCCGTGCCCGACTCCGCGCACGGTCGACTACACCCACCTGAACCGCCCGGCTGACTGGACGGCGACGTGTGAGGGCGACCTGAACTTCAACGGCTTCTACGGCCACGGCCAGATCGACGCCTACCAGGCGCTCGTGGCCGGCGCGAAGTTCGCCAAGTAG
- a CDS encoding S10 family peptidase: protein MADNDEQPKPADPTDDLVTTSHVIGDLAYTTTAGRVVLRREVITDGKVDGHVAKAEVFMTSYTVDGADSATRPVTFAFNGGPGSSSVWLHLGVFGPRRVLSGDTGDLAKPPYQLVDNTETLLRHSDLVFIDPVSTGYSRATKGEKPGDFHGFASDIESVGEIIRLWTSRNQRWLSPKFLAGESYGTLRAAGLAEHLQSRHGMYLNGVMLISSVLDFGTIDFTEGNDLPYVLFLPTYAAVAHYHGLHGDRSLEDVLAEAEEFAARDYPWALSQGSRLADREAIVAKVAALTGLKPDYVDRVNLRVEHVRFFTEVLRDQRKVTGRLDARFTGRDVDYGRELFSDDPSYTAILGAYTAALNHYVRAELEYANDLPYEILTGNVHPWSYKEFENASVTVANKLAAAMRANNNLKVHVASGYLDGATPYYAAEHVLAHLAISDELRDNIETKYYPAGHMMYVHEPSRLQQSEDLAAFVRNASNR, encoded by the coding sequence ATGGCAGACAACGACGAGCAGCCCAAACCCGCCGACCCGACCGATGATCTCGTCACGACCAGTCACGTCATCGGTGACCTCGCGTACACGACCACCGCCGGGCGCGTGGTCCTGCGGCGCGAGGTCATCACCGACGGCAAGGTCGACGGCCACGTCGCCAAGGCCGAGGTCTTCATGACCAGCTACACGGTCGACGGCGCCGACTCGGCCACGCGGCCGGTGACGTTCGCGTTCAACGGCGGGCCAGGGTCGTCGAGCGTGTGGCTGCACCTCGGTGTCTTCGGCCCCCGGCGGGTCCTGTCCGGTGACACCGGGGACCTGGCCAAGCCGCCGTACCAGCTCGTCGACAACACCGAGACGCTGCTCAGGCACAGCGACCTGGTCTTCATCGACCCGGTGTCGACCGGCTACTCGCGGGCCACCAAGGGCGAGAAGCCGGGCGACTTCCACGGTTTCGCCTCCGACATCGAGTCGGTCGGCGAGATCATCCGGCTGTGGACGTCCCGCAACCAGCGGTGGCTGTCGCCGAAGTTCCTCGCCGGCGAGTCCTACGGCACCCTGCGTGCGGCCGGTCTCGCTGAGCACTTGCAGTCGCGGCACGGCATGTACCTCAACGGGGTCATGCTCATCTCGTCTGTCCTCGACTTCGGCACGATCGACTTCACCGAGGGCAACGACCTGCCGTACGTGCTGTTCCTGCCGACCTACGCGGCGGTCGCGCACTACCACGGCCTGCACGGCGACCGGTCGCTCGAGGACGTGCTCGCCGAGGCCGAGGAGTTCGCGGCCCGCGACTACCCGTGGGCGCTCTCGCAGGGTTCGCGGCTGGCGGACCGGGAGGCCATCGTGGCCAAGGTCGCGGCGCTGACCGGGCTCAAGCCGGACTACGTCGACCGCGTGAACCTGCGGGTCGAGCACGTCCGGTTCTTCACCGAGGTCCTGCGTGACCAGCGGAAGGTGACCGGGCGGCTGGACGCGAGGTTCACCGGCCGGGACGTCGACTACGGCCGTGAGCTGTTCAGCGACGACCCGTCGTACACCGCCATTCTCGGCGCGTACACCGCAGCGTTGAACCACTACGTGCGCGCGGAACTGGAGTACGCCAACGACCTGCCGTACGAGATCCTCACCGGCAACGTGCACCCGTGGTCCTACAAGGAGTTCGAGAACGCCTCGGTCACCGTGGCGAACAAGCTCGCCGCGGCCATGCGCGCCAACAACAACCTCAAGGTGCACGTCGCATCCGGTTACCTGGACGGCGCGACGCCGTACTACGCCGCCGAGCACGTGCTGGCGCACCTGGCCATCTCCGACGAGCTGCGGGACAACATCGAGACGAAGTACTACCCGGCCGGGCACATGATGTACGTCCACGAGCCCAGCAGGCTGCAGCAGTCGGAGGACCTGGCCGCGTTCGTGCGAAACGCCTCGAACCGCTGA
- a CDS encoding uracil-DNA glycosylase, producing MSLTDLDHAVTECRACPRLVGWREQVAREKRAAFRDQTYWGRAVPGFGPADARMAIVGLAPAAHGANRTGRMFTGDRSGDFLYAALHAVGLASQPTSTSIDDGLTLHGVRITAPVKCAPPENKPTPAERDTCRPWLVDEFALLRPTLRSVVVLGAFGWQALMPALVNWKMPVPRPKFAHGATVTLPATDDGPDLVLIGCYHVSQQNTFTGKLTPAMLEEILTKAKQAARTP from the coding sequence GTGAGCCTCACCGATCTTGACCACGCGGTGACCGAGTGCCGCGCCTGCCCGCGACTGGTGGGCTGGCGTGAGCAGGTGGCGCGGGAGAAGCGGGCGGCGTTCCGCGACCAGACCTACTGGGGCAGAGCGGTGCCGGGCTTCGGTCCGGCGGACGCCCGGATGGCGATCGTCGGCCTGGCCCCAGCGGCGCACGGCGCGAACAGGACAGGCCGGATGTTCACGGGCGACCGCTCCGGCGACTTCCTCTACGCGGCCCTGCACGCCGTCGGCCTCGCCTCCCAGCCGACTTCGACGAGCATCGACGACGGCCTCACCCTGCACGGCGTTCGCATCACCGCACCCGTGAAATGCGCGCCACCGGAGAACAAGCCGACCCCCGCCGAACGCGACACCTGCCGCCCGTGGCTGGTCGACGAGTTCGCGCTGCTGCGCCCGACACTGCGCAGCGTCGTCGTGCTCGGCGCGTTCGGCTGGCAGGCGCTGATGCCCGCACTGGTGAACTGGAAAATGCCCGTGCCGCGGCCGAAATTCGCCCACGGCGCCACCGTCACGTTGCCCGCCACCGACGACGGCCCGGACCTCGTCCTCATCGGCTGCTACCACGTCAGCCAGCAGAACACGTTCACCGGCAAACTCACCCCGGCGATGCTGGAGGAGATCCTCACGAAGGCGAAGCAAGCCGCCCGCACCCCGTAG
- a CDS encoding DUF4129 domain-containing protein, producing MKVRLPVLLAVAAFLLLAVVAARGSSGIPTGVVEPGAGSGSAASGGAPPEAPPVSSDVFGYGAGVVIVLVFVVAFFGLAILLVALSGIRARRHKRARQRGIVADEVVDGAEPWLARAGKRALLELDSKVGGPPSDAVIAAWVQLERSAAETGVERQPHQTPTEFTAAVLAAQNADAEALATLRKLYHRARFGRPGGVTDDDAVLARRALEQIA from the coding sequence ATGAAAGTCCGATTGCCGGTGTTGCTCGCGGTCGCGGCCTTCCTGCTGCTGGCCGTGGTGGCAGCGCGGGGGAGTTCGGGTATCCCGACCGGTGTCGTCGAGCCGGGGGCGGGTTCCGGGTCGGCGGCCAGCGGTGGTGCTCCGCCTGAAGCGCCACCCGTCTCGTCCGACGTGTTCGGTTACGGCGCCGGCGTGGTGATCGTCCTGGTGTTCGTCGTCGCGTTCTTCGGACTGGCCATCTTGCTGGTCGCGCTGAGCGGGATCAGGGCACGCCGCCACAAGCGGGCGCGGCAACGGGGGATCGTCGCCGACGAGGTGGTCGACGGCGCCGAGCCCTGGCTCGCGCGGGCAGGCAAACGGGCCCTGCTGGAACTGGACAGCAAGGTCGGCGGGCCGCCGTCGGACGCGGTCATCGCCGCCTGGGTCCAGTTGGAGCGGTCCGCGGCGGAGACCGGCGTCGAACGGCAACCGCACCAGACGCCGACCGAGTTCACCGCTGCCGTCCTGGCCGCGCAGAACGCCGACGCGGAAGCGCTGGCGACGCTGCGCAAGCTGTACCACCGGGCCAGGTTCGGGCGGCCGGGTGGCGTCACCGACGACGACGCCGTGCTGGCGCGGCGAGCACTGGAACAGATCGCATGA
- a CDS encoding AAA family ATPase — protein sequence MTTSDVHEGLAVAAIAAECQSVLDTVGTVVVGRQRTARLALAAVLAGGHVLLEDVPGLGKTLLARTLAQALGLDFRRLQCTPDLLPADVTGSYLYDPTEREFSFRPGPVFTGLLLADEINRTPPKTQSALLEAMQERQVTVEGHTHPLQRPFHVLATANPVEYEGTYPLPEAQLDRFLLRLDVGYPPADEEAEVLRRRLARRKEEAEVTPVVDAERLRALQAGVERVEVDPGVLGYCVDLASATRRHTAVEIGASPRGSQALLLVSRCLAVLDGREFVLPEDVKECAVAALAHRLTLRAETWSTGTTAVQVVTELLGTVPGPASTR from the coding sequence GTGACCACATCGGACGTCCACGAGGGACTCGCCGTGGCCGCGATCGCGGCCGAGTGCCAGTCGGTGCTCGACACCGTCGGCACCGTGGTCGTCGGCAGGCAGCGCACCGCCCGGCTGGCGCTCGCAGCCGTGCTGGCAGGCGGGCACGTGCTGCTGGAAGACGTGCCGGGACTGGGCAAGACGCTGCTCGCCCGCACGCTCGCGCAGGCACTCGGCCTGGATTTCCGGCGGCTGCAGTGCACACCGGACCTGCTGCCCGCCGACGTGACCGGCTCGTACCTCTACGACCCGACCGAGCGCGAGTTCAGCTTCCGCCCCGGTCCCGTGTTCACCGGCCTGCTGCTGGCCGACGAGATCAACCGCACACCACCGAAAACCCAGTCCGCGTTGCTCGAAGCCATGCAGGAACGGCAAGTCACGGTCGAAGGCCACACGCACCCGTTGCAGCGCCCGTTCCACGTCCTGGCGACCGCCAACCCCGTCGAGTACGAAGGCACGTACCCGTTGCCCGAGGCCCAGTTGGACCGGTTCCTGCTGCGCCTGGACGTCGGCTACCCGCCCGCTGACGAAGAGGCCGAGGTGTTGCGGCGCAGGCTGGCCCGCCGCAAGGAGGAAGCCGAGGTCACGCCGGTCGTCGACGCCGAACGGCTGCGCGCCCTCCAGGCGGGCGTCGAACGGGTCGAAGTCGACCCGGGCGTGCTGGGCTACTGCGTCGACCTGGCGTCGGCGACCCGGCGGCACACAGCGGTCGAGATCGGTGCTTCCCCACGCGGTTCGCAGGCGTTGCTGCTGGTCTCCCGGTGTCTCGCGGTCCTGGACGGCCGGGAGTTCGTGCTGCCGGAGGACGTCAAGGAGTGCGCGGTCGCCGCGCTGGCGCACCGGCTGACGCTGCGCGCCGAGACCTGGAGCACGGGCACGACGGCCGTCCAAGTGGTCACCGAACTGCTCGGCACAGTGCCCGGCCCGGCGAGCACGAGGTGA
- a CDS encoding DUF58 domain-containing protein: MSSRVLRWMRTQRDTARWRNTDAMYRAVVVGVGLIVAGVLVHQLTLVLFGAPLLISALLVVTRPQPGAPDVRQPRLPRALEQSQLAEAVFEIDTDPGVELTALRAPHGRTRGAGPVHLIPGTVREVRTTLGHGGWGEGVDLRLDRLFAGPDALRVFGPIAGTEGRRTILPPVRLLPAGPLPPRPSGLVGVHRSPRPGDSTELRDIRVFQPGDRLRRVDWRVSLRASAATGGVMSPSMLHVRERHADADASLVLAIDTRVDVASELADWSAPVAGSGVRPGGSLDTAVLAACSLAAGYLRQGDRVGLVDLGRPQLSLAPGSGQRQLLKLRHQLVVCARSAGWAPKPVLRPRQAPAGSLVMVLSPFIDDAMVELTATVARRGTRVLAMDLLPDPLVAAARDPWGDAVLKVLRAEHAVRLETLREHGIPVLRWGDEASAALRLLARGRR; this comes from the coding sequence GTGAGCAGCCGCGTTCTGCGCTGGATGCGGACGCAGCGGGACACCGCACGTTGGCGCAACACCGACGCGATGTACCGCGCGGTGGTCGTCGGTGTCGGCCTGATCGTCGCCGGTGTTCTCGTGCATCAGCTCACGCTCGTGCTGTTCGGTGCGCCGCTGCTGATCAGCGCGTTGCTCGTGGTGACACGCCCTCAGCCAGGCGCGCCGGATGTCCGACAACCGCGGTTGCCCCGCGCGTTGGAGCAGTCCCAGTTGGCCGAGGCCGTCTTCGAGATCGACACGGACCCGGGCGTCGAGCTGACAGCGCTACGGGCGCCCCACGGCAGGACCAGGGGCGCGGGACCCGTGCACCTGATCCCGGGGACGGTCAGGGAGGTCCGCACGACCCTCGGGCACGGCGGGTGGGGCGAAGGTGTGGACCTGCGCCTCGACCGGCTCTTCGCCGGACCGGACGCGCTCCGCGTATTCGGCCCGATAGCGGGTACCGAAGGACGCAGGACGATCCTGCCCCCTGTCCGGCTGCTGCCTGCCGGTCCGCTGCCGCCACGACCGTCCGGCCTGGTCGGGGTGCACCGGTCACCACGGCCCGGCGACAGCACGGAGTTGCGGGACATCCGCGTGTTCCAGCCTGGCGACCGGCTGCGCCGCGTCGACTGGCGGGTGTCGCTGCGCGCGTCGGCGGCCACCGGTGGCGTGATGTCGCCGAGCATGCTGCACGTTCGTGAGCGGCACGCGGACGCCGACGCGTCGCTCGTGCTCGCGATCGACACCCGCGTGGACGTCGCCAGCGAGCTGGCGGACTGGTCGGCACCCGTGGCAGGCAGTGGCGTCCGTCCAGGCGGCTCGCTCGACACGGCCGTGCTCGCCGCGTGCTCACTGGCCGCCGGCTACCTGCGGCAAGGTGACCGCGTGGGGCTGGTCGACCTCGGCAGGCCGCAGCTGAGCCTCGCGCCCGGATCGGGGCAACGGCAGCTGTTGAAGCTGCGGCACCAACTGGTGGTCTGCGCCCGGTCGGCCGGATGGGCGCCGAAGCCCGTACTCCGGCCGCGGCAGGCCCCCGCCGGGTCGTTGGTGATGGTGCTCTCACCTTTCATCGACGACGCCATGGTCGAGCTCACCGCGACCGTCGCCCGGCGTGGAACCCGTGTGCTGGCAATGGATCTGCTGCCGGACCCGCTCGTGGCCGCCGCACGGGACCCGTGGGGCGACGCGGTGCTGAAAGTGCTGCGGGCCGAGCACGCGGTGCGGTTGGAAACGTTGCGGGAACACGGGATCCCGGTACTGCGGTGGGGCGATGAGGCGTCGGCCGCACTGCGTCTGCTGGCGAGGGGGCGGCGATGA